The genomic window TTGCCGGGTCCCGCTTCGCTCGCAACTGTTCCAGCGCCAGGAACCCGTAGGCCAGCATCACCAGGCAGACGTGGTGGTGGAATCCACGCCACGAGCGGCCCTCGAATTGGTCCAGGCCCAGCTCTTCCTTCATCTGTTGATAACCCTGCTCCACCGGCCAGCGGCTCTTCCACAGCCGCACGGCCCGCAGCCGCGTCGTCCCCGGCGGCAGGTTGCTGAAGGCGTATCTCAGCTTGCCGTCGGCCTGGCGCTCGATCAACAACCAGATCGGCTCGTCCCCGGCGCACGCGCCCCTGGCCCAGCCACCGCCGGGCCAGATTCGCAGCCAGGCGAAGTGGCCCGACAACTTCCCCTTCGTCCCCTCGCGCCAGGTCACCTTCCGCAGGCGCGTCTGGGCGGCCAACACTTTCAGGCTCACCGGCCGAGCCGCGCCCTCCGCCAGCCGGGGCCGCGTGCGCGGCCGGCCGCCGGCCCCTGCGGGCCTCTCGTCCGGCCCCGGGACTTCCCACTTCGGCTCTTCGGTGAAGACGACCATCTCGTCGGTCACCCCGACGATGTACTTCAGTCCGCGCGCGGCCAGCCCCGTACGGAACTCCTCCGAGACCCCATAGCCGGCGTCGGCGAACGCGAGCCACCCCGGCAGCCCCTCGCCGCGCACCGTGTCGAGCAACTCCAGGGCGATCGAGCCCTTGGCCTTCGCCTGGCGGAAGGCCAAGGGCACGCCCGCCTCGTCCAACCGCTTCTTGTCTTCGACCCACCGCTCGGGCAGGAACAGCCGCATCGCCAGCGGGTAATGGCCCGTGGGGCTGACGTAGTGCACCGACGGGGCGACCTGGCAGTTGGCTTTCTTGCCCAGGGCGCCGCAGTACTGCCGCTGGACGCCGGCCGAATGTTTCCCCTGCTTGAGGAAGCTGGTGTCGTCGAACACGAAGATCCCTTCGGGGCTGGCGAAGGTCTCGGCCATGTGCCGGCGGTACCGGCTGGCCAGCGCCTGGTCGTCCCAGGGGCTCTGGTTGATGAACTGCTGCAGCGCCTGCTCGGGGTCCCTGGAGTTCAGGCCGTGAGGGAGTTGGACGCGCCCGGAGAGGGGCTCGATGCTCTTGCGCTCGCCGTCGTGGAGCA from Aquisphaera giovannonii includes these protein-coding regions:
- a CDS encoding IS701 family transposase; protein product: MTKTYTPELTPEVLDRLEDYAAVFRDDFSHKKQALWSGVYLQGLLHDGERKSIEPLSGRVQLPHGLNSRDPEQALQQFINQSPWDDQALASRYRRHMAETFASPEGIFVFDDTSFLKQGKHSAGVQRQYCGALGKKANCQVAPSVHYVSPTGHYPLAMRLFLPERWVEDKKRLDEAGVPLAFRQAKAKGSIALELLDTVRGEGLPGWLAFADAGYGVSEEFRTGLAARGLKYIVGVTDEMVVFTEEPKWEVPGPDERPAGAGGRPRTRPRLAEGAARPVSLKVLAAQTRLRKVTWREGTKGKLSGHFAWLRIWPGGGWARGACAGDEPIWLLIERQADGKLRYAFSNLPPGTTRLRAVRLWKSRWPVEQGYQQMKEELGLDQFEGRSWRGFHHHVCLVMLAYGFLALEQLRAKRDPAKPGKKGIPSRRSPSQRSVAPCSGC